Proteins co-encoded in one Corynebacterium lujinxingii genomic window:
- a CDS encoding DUF6912 family protein: MRVYIPATFGMLQALQDNELLHARSGWGFSATKALHDFFVSGDEEEIEAVAFDDAALASLRLLAIGDEERFPHRRVVVSADVDATEAPDMGESVVRLEGPVLLEDVAAIHVDIQESEEATAKAIEAVDAADLGDEDAELTVGDAQDNYMAFYDPSELAFLLELL; this comes from the coding sequence GTGCGCGTCTACATCCCCGCCACCTTCGGCATGCTGCAGGCGCTGCAGGATAACGAGCTGCTGCACGCGCGCAGTGGCTGGGGCTTTTCCGCCACCAAGGCGTTGCACGACTTCTTCGTCTCGGGCGACGAGGAGGAAATTGAGGCGGTGGCGTTCGACGACGCTGCGTTGGCGTCGTTACGCTTGCTCGCGATTGGCGACGAGGAACGCTTCCCGCACCGCCGCGTGGTCGTTTCCGCCGACGTGGACGCGACCGAGGCGCCCGACATGGGCGAGTCCGTGGTGCGCCTCGAGGGCCCGGTGCTGCTCGAGGACGTCGCCGCGATCCACGTCGACATCCAGGAGTCGGAGGAAGCCACCGCGAAGGCGATCGAGGCGGTCGACGCGGCTGACCTTGGCGACGAGGACGCGGAACTCACCGTCGGCGACGCCCAGGACAACTACATGGCGTTTTACGACCCGAGCGAGTTAGCGTTCCTCCTCGAGCTGCTTTAA
- a CDS encoding HAD family hydrolase, with protein sequence MQGLIIDYAGVLDTGAEDEGRWKALISEAKKKDVAVGILSNEEGDGEVADAIREWEFKGTVDAVVLSGEIGAEKPERAAFQAAADAIGIDLNECVMIDDDIMNVRAAVEYGMIGILHTAIDRTAVEIQSLFDIEGEF encoded by the coding sequence GTGCAGGGTTTGATCATCGACTACGCGGGTGTGCTCGATACGGGCGCAGAGGACGAGGGTCGCTGGAAGGCCCTTATTAGCGAAGCCAAGAAGAAAGACGTCGCCGTGGGCATCCTGTCCAACGAGGAAGGCGACGGCGAGGTTGCCGACGCAATCCGCGAGTGGGAGTTCAAAGGCACCGTCGATGCGGTCGTGCTCTCTGGCGAGATCGGGGCGGAGAAGCCGGAGCGTGCCGCGTTCCAGGCAGCAGCCGACGCCATTGGCATCGACTTGAACGAGTGCGTGATGATCGACGACGACATCATGAACGTCCGCGCCGCCGTGGAGTACGGCATGATCGGCATCCTGCACACCGCCATCGACCGCACCGCGGTGGAGATCCAGTCCCTGTTCGACATCGAGGGCGAGTTCTAG